The Cardiocondyla obscurior isolate alpha-2009 linkage group LG25, Cobs3.1, whole genome shotgun sequence genome has a segment encoding these proteins:
- the LOC139111749 gene encoding uncharacterized protein isoform X3 has translation MPANKSNLSTPRKEKSVDKLYTLTTSVAANTNKKKRRSSTLSKHKYYAQYLQLHSEYRSTYTWHEYTGPHQEHTVVRRAPPPSRLTLEPPLPRRKKCPELAYKTHEFITAADGGGIDVIDSNVVADKEISNVTLPPSQLSKAISRISTEYRLQFAWPKRAQLTNGENQAQVPAAGAPVGNTGLPRKSLSMGALKQGIAPTGPVPVHKRRPGDLHHKRDGIQASELEPLVGSTGQDGIDGIIPDEREEDLPDLKPTYRSKKSDKTVRISDNKISGKSEAKPFPTAEVIELRRLADEYKHRDWGCGLAAEDEDLLWKRVSSNHALNALSLARSVTKEEKEKENTKKIAPTATMPPAGRPSSVQARPIHGIIQEDIKDNDRANARARKDFLIRHHLDRTTGVGDGALLPSPTREKLEPVILRRRDDVKEHRDEIQPRIKSSPKNSPRTGRSQSLGPTVTDRRSPKRQVPRATSVKDAKEKETKDKDKEHKEKSGEPEKHQRPTFLATTALPHRPLHHAKPTTTINTTNINVSTANSISASTAPVKRSPVKYSVHMTAHHPPTSGAAAAARPERAVKHLSQRCRGANDEAQAKLARGHPAAAAAAAGDDPSSKSSLDTRSASNRAATTAIQAMTAEPRVNGDVTGGDSSVASTPLSQTTKTIISAPVTQTSPWLDNEPVVKSPPEPTRVKSPEQMIMRSPEPVNWTVPLDTGKTFTVTQNVREVPIVSFKEPLTRPHSEAKTWAPSSLPSAPQSAPPELAAQHKSQHSQHSGYKSPESESVSLGSFSGLNGHKDLDSERDSPLPTNVQDIPTTNEKETVEEIKEQHNVDMSKSVVGSNLKRLDDPMFEMERKKEDSTSVVTTTTSSGLPAPQQSYFSESEIPSQGSGSGSGSVGGTVSSTGGGGAGSGYHVLETVVPGSAASDVLEKARNRFDKFWGKGNNGAEN, from the exons ATGCCCGCGAATAAATCGAATCTATCTACGCCCCGTAAGGAAAAGTCTGTCGATAAACTTTACACTTTGACCACTTCTGTTGCTGCTAATACCAACAAAAAGAAGAGGCGATCTTCTACCTTGTCTAAGCATAAATATTACGCACAATATCTA CAGCTTCATTCGGAATATAGAAGCACATACACATGGCACGAATATACAGGACCGCATCAGGAGCATACAGTTGTACGTCGTGCGCCTCCACCGTCGA gGCTTACCTTGGAACCACCATTACCCAGACGAAAGAAATGTCCAGAGCTCGCTTACAAGACACACGAATTTATTACGGCAGCCGATGGTGGTGGTATCGACGTCATCGATTCAAATGTAGTAGCTGATAAA GAAATTAGCAATGTCACACTGCCACCGAGTCAGCTTAGCAAGGCAATATCTCGTATCAGTACCGAATACCGACTACAGTTTGCTTGGCCTAAAAGAGCGCAATTGACGAATGGCGAGAATCAGGCGCAAGTTCCAGCTGCGGGAGCTCCCGTGGGTAATACTGGCTTGCCGAGGAAATCGCTCAGCATGGGTGCACTTAAACAGGGTATAGCGCCTACTGGACCCGTACCAGTGCACAAGAGGCGACCAGGTGACCTTCACCATAAACGCGATG gaaTCCAGGCATCGGAATTGGAACCGTTGGTGGGTAGCACTGGGCAGGACGGAATCGACGGTATAATACCAGATGAACGTGAAGAGGATTTGCCGGATTTAAAACCAACTTACAG GAGTAAAAAGTCAGATAAAACCGTACGGATATCAGACAATAAAATATCGGGCAAATCAGAGGCGAAACCATTTCCTACGGCGGAGGTAATCGAGCTTCGGCGACTCGCTGACGAGTATAAG CATCGTGACTGGGGTTGTGGTCTGGCAGCCGAAGATGAAGATTTGCTGTGGAAACGAGTCTCCAGTAACCACGCACTCAACGCCTTGTCTCTTGCCAG gTCAGTGACcaaagaggagaaagaaaaagaaaatacgaaGAAAATTGCACCGACTGCCACTATGCCACCAGCAGGTCGACCGTCCTCGGTGCAAGCTAGACCAATCCACGGCATAATACAGGAGGACATCAAG gATAATGATCGAGCTAATGCTCGTGCAAGAAAGGATTTCTTGATTCGTCACCATCTCGATCGTACTACTGGAGTAG GTGACGGTGCACTACTTCCTTCTCCAACGAGAGAGAAGCTGGAGCCCGTGATACTACGGCGACGCGATGACGTCAAGGAGCATCGGGACGAAATTCAGCCACGCATCAAGTCTAGTCCGAAGAATAGTCCGAGAACCGGACGTTCACAAAGCCTCGGACCGACCGTTACCGATCGCAGATCGCCTAAACGTCAAGTTCCTCGTGCAACATCCGTTAAGGATGCTAAG gaaaaagagacgaaAGACAAAGATAAGGAGCACAAGGAGAAGAGCGGCGAACCTGAGAAACATCAACGACCaa CCTTTCTCGCAACCACCGCCCTTCCCCATCGCCCTCTTCATCATGCCAAACCCACAACCACTATCAACACCACTAACATCAATGTCAGTACCGCTAACAGTATTAGCGCAAGTACCGCCCCGGTAAAACGTTCCCCGGTAAAGTATTCGGTTCATATGACTGCCCATCACCCACCTACGTCGGGCGCTGCCGCTGCGGCCAGGCCGGAGCGCGCCGTTAAACATTTAAGCCAAAGGTGCCGTGGTGCAAATGACGAAGCTCAGGCTAAACTGGCCCGCGGCCATCCAGCAGCTGCGGCTGCAGCCGCCGGCGATGATCCATCATCCAAATCATCCCTCGATACGCGATCCGCGTCTAATCGAGCCGCTACTACTGCCATCCAAGCTA TGACGGCAGAACCCCGAGTAAACGGGGATGTCACCGGGGGAGATTCGAGCGTCGCCTCCACACCACTGTCGCAAACAACAAAGACGATAATATCGGCCCCTGTCACCCAAACAAGTCCTTGGCTGGACAACGAACCAGTGGTGAAAAGTCCGCCGGAGCCAACAAGAGTAAAGTCGCCGGAGCAAATGATCATGCGTTCGCCGGAACCAGTAAACTGGACCGTACCCCTCGACACCGGCAAGACTTTCACCGTTACGCAAAATGTCCGAGAAG TTCCGATTGTTTCTTTCAAAGAACCCCTCACGCGACCACATAGTGAGGCAAAAACGTGGGCACCGTCCTCTCTACCGTCAGCACCGCAATCAGCACCACCAGAACTCGCAGCTCAGCACAAGTCGCAACATTCTCAACATTCCGGCTATAAGTCACCCGAGAGTGAGAGCGTCTCGCTCGGTAGTTTTAGCGGTTTAAATGGGCATAAAGATCTCGATTCAGAGAGGGACAGTCCGTTGCCCACGAATGTGCAGGACATACCTACGACGAATGAGAAG GAAACTGTCGAGGAGATTAAAGAGCAACATAATGTAGATATGTCAAAGTCTGTTGTGGGCTCGAATTTGAAACGCTTGGACGATCCAATGTTtgaaatggaaagaaaaaaagaggatagTACATCGGTGGTGACCACGACAACGTCATCAGGGTTACCTGCACCACAACAGAGTTACTTTTCCGAGAGCGAGATACCGTCTCAGGGCAGTGGAAGCGGCAGTGGTAGCGTTGGCGGTACCGTGAGTAGTACTGGAGGTGGCGGTGCCGGAAGTGGTTATCACGTTCTAGAGACAGTGGTGCCGGGTTCAGCAGCGAGCGACGTCTTGGAGAAAGCGCGAAACCGCTTCGACAAGTTCTGGGGAAAAGGCAACAACGGTGCAGAAAATTAG
- the LOC139111749 gene encoding uncharacterized protein isoform X1 — protein MPANKSNLSTPRKEKSVDKLYTLTTSVAANTNKKKRRSSTLSKHKYYAQYLQLHSEYRSTYTWHEYTGPHQEHTVVRRAPPPSTKQPSAKLQSAKSTEDENSEGLTLEPPLPRRKKCPELAYKTHEFITAADGGGIDVIDSNVVADKEISNVTLPPSQLSKAISRISTEYRLQFAWPKRAQLTNGENQAQVPAAGAPVGNTGLPRKSLSMGALKQGIAPTGPVPVHKRRPGDLHHKRDGIQASELEPLVGSTGQDGIDGIIPDEREEDLPDLKPTYRSKKSDKTVRISDNKISGKSEAKPFPTAEVIELRRLADEYKHRDWGCGLAAEDEDLLWKRVSSNHALNALSLARSVTKEEKEKENTKKIAPTATMPPAGRPSSVQARPIHGIIQEDIKDNDRANARARKDFLIRHHLDRTTGVGDGALLPSPTREKLEPVILRRRDDVKEHRDEIQPRIKSSPKNSPRTGRSQSLGPTVTDRRSPKRQVPRATSVKDAKEKETKDKDKEHKEKSGEPEKHQRPTFLATTALPHRPLHHAKPTTTINTTNINVSTANSISASTAPVKRSPVKYSVHMTAHHPPTSGAAAAARPERAVKHLSQRCRGANDEAQAKLARGHPAAAAAAAGDDPSSKSSLDTRSASNRAATTAIQAMTAEPRVNGDVTGGDSSVASTPLSQTTKTIISAPVTQTSPWLDNEPVVKSPPEPTRVKSPEQMIMRSPEPVNWTVPLDTGKTFTVTQNVREVPIVSFKEPLTRPHSEAKTWAPSSLPSAPQSAPPELAAQHKSQHSQHSGYKSPESESVSLGSFSGLNGHKDLDSERDSPLPTNVQDIPTTNEKETVEEIKEQHNVDMSKSVVGSNLKRLDDPMFEMERKKEDSTSVVTTTTSSGLPAPQQSYFSESEIPSQGSGSGSGSVGGTVSSTGGGGAGSGYHVLETVVPGSAASDVLEKARNRFDKFWGKGNNGAEN, from the exons ATGCCCGCGAATAAATCGAATCTATCTACGCCCCGTAAGGAAAAGTCTGTCGATAAACTTTACACTTTGACCACTTCTGTTGCTGCTAATACCAACAAAAAGAAGAGGCGATCTTCTACCTTGTCTAAGCATAAATATTACGCACAATATCTA CAGCTTCATTCGGAATATAGAAGCACATACACATGGCACGAATATACAGGACCGCATCAGGAGCATACAGTTGTACGTCGTGCGCCTCCACCGTCGA cGAAGCAACCAAGCGCGAAGCTACAATCGGCCAAGTCAACAGAGGATGAGAACAGCGAAG gGCTTACCTTGGAACCACCATTACCCAGACGAAAGAAATGTCCAGAGCTCGCTTACAAGACACACGAATTTATTACGGCAGCCGATGGTGGTGGTATCGACGTCATCGATTCAAATGTAGTAGCTGATAAA GAAATTAGCAATGTCACACTGCCACCGAGTCAGCTTAGCAAGGCAATATCTCGTATCAGTACCGAATACCGACTACAGTTTGCTTGGCCTAAAAGAGCGCAATTGACGAATGGCGAGAATCAGGCGCAAGTTCCAGCTGCGGGAGCTCCCGTGGGTAATACTGGCTTGCCGAGGAAATCGCTCAGCATGGGTGCACTTAAACAGGGTATAGCGCCTACTGGACCCGTACCAGTGCACAAGAGGCGACCAGGTGACCTTCACCATAAACGCGATG gaaTCCAGGCATCGGAATTGGAACCGTTGGTGGGTAGCACTGGGCAGGACGGAATCGACGGTATAATACCAGATGAACGTGAAGAGGATTTGCCGGATTTAAAACCAACTTACAG GAGTAAAAAGTCAGATAAAACCGTACGGATATCAGACAATAAAATATCGGGCAAATCAGAGGCGAAACCATTTCCTACGGCGGAGGTAATCGAGCTTCGGCGACTCGCTGACGAGTATAAG CATCGTGACTGGGGTTGTGGTCTGGCAGCCGAAGATGAAGATTTGCTGTGGAAACGAGTCTCCAGTAACCACGCACTCAACGCCTTGTCTCTTGCCAG gTCAGTGACcaaagaggagaaagaaaaagaaaatacgaaGAAAATTGCACCGACTGCCACTATGCCACCAGCAGGTCGACCGTCCTCGGTGCAAGCTAGACCAATCCACGGCATAATACAGGAGGACATCAAG gATAATGATCGAGCTAATGCTCGTGCAAGAAAGGATTTCTTGATTCGTCACCATCTCGATCGTACTACTGGAGTAG GTGACGGTGCACTACTTCCTTCTCCAACGAGAGAGAAGCTGGAGCCCGTGATACTACGGCGACGCGATGACGTCAAGGAGCATCGGGACGAAATTCAGCCACGCATCAAGTCTAGTCCGAAGAATAGTCCGAGAACCGGACGTTCACAAAGCCTCGGACCGACCGTTACCGATCGCAGATCGCCTAAACGTCAAGTTCCTCGTGCAACATCCGTTAAGGATGCTAAG gaaaaagagacgaaAGACAAAGATAAGGAGCACAAGGAGAAGAGCGGCGAACCTGAGAAACATCAACGACCaa CCTTTCTCGCAACCACCGCCCTTCCCCATCGCCCTCTTCATCATGCCAAACCCACAACCACTATCAACACCACTAACATCAATGTCAGTACCGCTAACAGTATTAGCGCAAGTACCGCCCCGGTAAAACGTTCCCCGGTAAAGTATTCGGTTCATATGACTGCCCATCACCCACCTACGTCGGGCGCTGCCGCTGCGGCCAGGCCGGAGCGCGCCGTTAAACATTTAAGCCAAAGGTGCCGTGGTGCAAATGACGAAGCTCAGGCTAAACTGGCCCGCGGCCATCCAGCAGCTGCGGCTGCAGCCGCCGGCGATGATCCATCATCCAAATCATCCCTCGATACGCGATCCGCGTCTAATCGAGCCGCTACTACTGCCATCCAAGCTA TGACGGCAGAACCCCGAGTAAACGGGGATGTCACCGGGGGAGATTCGAGCGTCGCCTCCACACCACTGTCGCAAACAACAAAGACGATAATATCGGCCCCTGTCACCCAAACAAGTCCTTGGCTGGACAACGAACCAGTGGTGAAAAGTCCGCCGGAGCCAACAAGAGTAAAGTCGCCGGAGCAAATGATCATGCGTTCGCCGGAACCAGTAAACTGGACCGTACCCCTCGACACCGGCAAGACTTTCACCGTTACGCAAAATGTCCGAGAAG TTCCGATTGTTTCTTTCAAAGAACCCCTCACGCGACCACATAGTGAGGCAAAAACGTGGGCACCGTCCTCTCTACCGTCAGCACCGCAATCAGCACCACCAGAACTCGCAGCTCAGCACAAGTCGCAACATTCTCAACATTCCGGCTATAAGTCACCCGAGAGTGAGAGCGTCTCGCTCGGTAGTTTTAGCGGTTTAAATGGGCATAAAGATCTCGATTCAGAGAGGGACAGTCCGTTGCCCACGAATGTGCAGGACATACCTACGACGAATGAGAAG GAAACTGTCGAGGAGATTAAAGAGCAACATAATGTAGATATGTCAAAGTCTGTTGTGGGCTCGAATTTGAAACGCTTGGACGATCCAATGTTtgaaatggaaagaaaaaaagaggatagTACATCGGTGGTGACCACGACAACGTCATCAGGGTTACCTGCACCACAACAGAGTTACTTTTCCGAGAGCGAGATACCGTCTCAGGGCAGTGGAAGCGGCAGTGGTAGCGTTGGCGGTACCGTGAGTAGTACTGGAGGTGGCGGTGCCGGAAGTGGTTATCACGTTCTAGAGACAGTGGTGCCGGGTTCAGCAGCGAGCGACGTCTTGGAGAAAGCGCGAAACCGCTTCGACAAGTTCTGGGGAAAAGGCAACAACGGTGCAGAAAATTAG
- the LOC139111749 gene encoding uncharacterized protein isoform X9, with translation MPANKSNLSTPRKEKSVDKLYTLTTSVAANTNKKKRRSSTLSKHKYYAQYLQLHSEYRSTYTWHEYTGPHQEHTVVRRAPPPSTKQPSAKLQSAKSTEDENSEGLTLEPPLPRRKKCPELAYKTHEFITAADGGGIDVIDSNVVADKEISNVTLPPSQLSKAISRISTEYRLQFAWPKRAQLTNGENQAQVPAAGAPVGNTGLPRKSLSMGALKQGIAPTGPVPVHKRRPGDLHHKRDGIQASELEPLVGSTGQDGIDGIIPDEREEDLPDLKPTYRSKKSDKTVRISDNKISGKSEAKPFPTAEVIELRRLADEYKHRDWGCGLAAEDEDLLWKRVSSNHALNALSLARSVTKEEKEKENTKKIAPTATMPPAGRPSSVQARPIHGIIQEDIKDNDRANARARKDFLIRHHLDRTTGVGDGALLPSPTREKLEPVILRRRDDVKEHRDEIQPRIKSSPKNSPRTGRSQSLGPTVTDRRSPKRQVPRATSVKDAKEKETKDKDKEHKEKSGEPEKHQRPMTAEPRVNGDVTGGDSSVASTPLSQTTKTIISAPVTQTSPWLDNEPVVKSPPEPTRVKSPEQMIMRSPEPVNWTVPLDTGKTFTVTQNVREVPIVSFKEPLTRPHSEAKTWAPSSLPSAPQSAPPELAAQHKSQHSQHSGYKSPESESVSLGSFSGLNGHKDLDSERDSPLPTNVQDIPTTNEKETVEEIKEQHNVDMSKSVVGSNLKRLDDPMFEMERKKEDSTSVVTTTTSSGLPAPQQSYFSESEIPSQGSGSGSGSVGGTVSSTGGGGAGSGYHVLETVVPGSAASDVLEKARNRFDKFWGKGNNGAEN, from the exons ATGCCCGCGAATAAATCGAATCTATCTACGCCCCGTAAGGAAAAGTCTGTCGATAAACTTTACACTTTGACCACTTCTGTTGCTGCTAATACCAACAAAAAGAAGAGGCGATCTTCTACCTTGTCTAAGCATAAATATTACGCACAATATCTA CAGCTTCATTCGGAATATAGAAGCACATACACATGGCACGAATATACAGGACCGCATCAGGAGCATACAGTTGTACGTCGTGCGCCTCCACCGTCGA cGAAGCAACCAAGCGCGAAGCTACAATCGGCCAAGTCAACAGAGGATGAGAACAGCGAAG gGCTTACCTTGGAACCACCATTACCCAGACGAAAGAAATGTCCAGAGCTCGCTTACAAGACACACGAATTTATTACGGCAGCCGATGGTGGTGGTATCGACGTCATCGATTCAAATGTAGTAGCTGATAAA GAAATTAGCAATGTCACACTGCCACCGAGTCAGCTTAGCAAGGCAATATCTCGTATCAGTACCGAATACCGACTACAGTTTGCTTGGCCTAAAAGAGCGCAATTGACGAATGGCGAGAATCAGGCGCAAGTTCCAGCTGCGGGAGCTCCCGTGGGTAATACTGGCTTGCCGAGGAAATCGCTCAGCATGGGTGCACTTAAACAGGGTATAGCGCCTACTGGACCCGTACCAGTGCACAAGAGGCGACCAGGTGACCTTCACCATAAACGCGATG gaaTCCAGGCATCGGAATTGGAACCGTTGGTGGGTAGCACTGGGCAGGACGGAATCGACGGTATAATACCAGATGAACGTGAAGAGGATTTGCCGGATTTAAAACCAACTTACAG GAGTAAAAAGTCAGATAAAACCGTACGGATATCAGACAATAAAATATCGGGCAAATCAGAGGCGAAACCATTTCCTACGGCGGAGGTAATCGAGCTTCGGCGACTCGCTGACGAGTATAAG CATCGTGACTGGGGTTGTGGTCTGGCAGCCGAAGATGAAGATTTGCTGTGGAAACGAGTCTCCAGTAACCACGCACTCAACGCCTTGTCTCTTGCCAG gTCAGTGACcaaagaggagaaagaaaaagaaaatacgaaGAAAATTGCACCGACTGCCACTATGCCACCAGCAGGTCGACCGTCCTCGGTGCAAGCTAGACCAATCCACGGCATAATACAGGAGGACATCAAG gATAATGATCGAGCTAATGCTCGTGCAAGAAAGGATTTCTTGATTCGTCACCATCTCGATCGTACTACTGGAGTAG GTGACGGTGCACTACTTCCTTCTCCAACGAGAGAGAAGCTGGAGCCCGTGATACTACGGCGACGCGATGACGTCAAGGAGCATCGGGACGAAATTCAGCCACGCATCAAGTCTAGTCCGAAGAATAGTCCGAGAACCGGACGTTCACAAAGCCTCGGACCGACCGTTACCGATCGCAGATCGCCTAAACGTCAAGTTCCTCGTGCAACATCCGTTAAGGATGCTAAG gaaaaagagacgaaAGACAAAGATAAGGAGCACAAGGAGAAGAGCGGCGAACCTGAGAAACATCAACGACCaa TGACGGCAGAACCCCGAGTAAACGGGGATGTCACCGGGGGAGATTCGAGCGTCGCCTCCACACCACTGTCGCAAACAACAAAGACGATAATATCGGCCCCTGTCACCCAAACAAGTCCTTGGCTGGACAACGAACCAGTGGTGAAAAGTCCGCCGGAGCCAACAAGAGTAAAGTCGCCGGAGCAAATGATCATGCGTTCGCCGGAACCAGTAAACTGGACCGTACCCCTCGACACCGGCAAGACTTTCACCGTTACGCAAAATGTCCGAGAAG TTCCGATTGTTTCTTTCAAAGAACCCCTCACGCGACCACATAGTGAGGCAAAAACGTGGGCACCGTCCTCTCTACCGTCAGCACCGCAATCAGCACCACCAGAACTCGCAGCTCAGCACAAGTCGCAACATTCTCAACATTCCGGCTATAAGTCACCCGAGAGTGAGAGCGTCTCGCTCGGTAGTTTTAGCGGTTTAAATGGGCATAAAGATCTCGATTCAGAGAGGGACAGTCCGTTGCCCACGAATGTGCAGGACATACCTACGACGAATGAGAAG GAAACTGTCGAGGAGATTAAAGAGCAACATAATGTAGATATGTCAAAGTCTGTTGTGGGCTCGAATTTGAAACGCTTGGACGATCCAATGTTtgaaatggaaagaaaaaaagaggatagTACATCGGTGGTGACCACGACAACGTCATCAGGGTTACCTGCACCACAACAGAGTTACTTTTCCGAGAGCGAGATACCGTCTCAGGGCAGTGGAAGCGGCAGTGGTAGCGTTGGCGGTACCGTGAGTAGTACTGGAGGTGGCGGTGCCGGAAGTGGTTATCACGTTCTAGAGACAGTGGTGCCGGGTTCAGCAGCGAGCGACGTCTTGGAGAAAGCGCGAAACCGCTTCGACAAGTTCTGGGGAAAAGGCAACAACGGTGCAGAAAATTAG
- the LOC139111749 gene encoding uncharacterized protein isoform X2 yields MPANKSNLSTPRKEKSVDKLYTLTTSVAANTNKKKRRSSTLSKHKYYAQYLQLHSEYRSTYTWHEYTGPHQEHTVVRRAPPPSTKQPSAKLQSAKSTEDENSEGLTLEPPLPRRKKCPELAYKTHEFITAADGGGIDVIDSNVVADKEISNVTLPPSQLSKAISRISTEYRLQFAWPKRAQLTNGENQAQVPAAGAPVGNTGLPRKSLSMGALKQGIAPTGPVPVHKRRPGDLHHKRDGIQASELEPLVGSTGQDGIDGIIPDEREEDLPDLKPTYRSKKSDKTVRISDNKISGKSEAKPFPTAEVIELRRLADEYKHRDWGCGLAAEDEDLLWKRVSSNHALNALSLARSVTKEEKEKENTKKIAPTATMPPAGRPSSVQARPIHGIIQEDIKDNDRANARARKDFLIRHHLDRTTGVGDGALLPSPTREKLEPVILRRRDDVKEHRDEIQPRIKSSPKNSPRTGRSQSLGPTVTDRRSPKRQVPRATSVKDAKEKETKDKDKEHKEKSGEPEKHQRPTFLATTALPHRPLHHAKPTTTINTTNINVSTANSISASTAPVKRSPVKYSVHMTAHHPPTSGAAAAARPERAVKHLSQRCRGANDEAQAKLARGHPAAAAAAAGDDPSSKSSLDTRSASNRAATTAIQAMTAEPRVNGDVTGGDSSVASTPLSQTTKTIISAPVTQTSPWLDNEPVVKSPPEPTRVKSPEQMIMRSPEPVNWTVPLDTGKTFTVTQNVREEPLTRPHSEAKTWAPSSLPSAPQSAPPELAAQHKSQHSQHSGYKSPESESVSLGSFSGLNGHKDLDSERDSPLPTNVQDIPTTNEKETVEEIKEQHNVDMSKSVVGSNLKRLDDPMFEMERKKEDSTSVVTTTTSSGLPAPQQSYFSESEIPSQGSGSGSGSVGGTVSSTGGGGAGSGYHVLETVVPGSAASDVLEKARNRFDKFWGKGNNGAEN; encoded by the exons ATGCCCGCGAATAAATCGAATCTATCTACGCCCCGTAAGGAAAAGTCTGTCGATAAACTTTACACTTTGACCACTTCTGTTGCTGCTAATACCAACAAAAAGAAGAGGCGATCTTCTACCTTGTCTAAGCATAAATATTACGCACAATATCTA CAGCTTCATTCGGAATATAGAAGCACATACACATGGCACGAATATACAGGACCGCATCAGGAGCATACAGTTGTACGTCGTGCGCCTCCACCGTCGA cGAAGCAACCAAGCGCGAAGCTACAATCGGCCAAGTCAACAGAGGATGAGAACAGCGAAG gGCTTACCTTGGAACCACCATTACCCAGACGAAAGAAATGTCCAGAGCTCGCTTACAAGACACACGAATTTATTACGGCAGCCGATGGTGGTGGTATCGACGTCATCGATTCAAATGTAGTAGCTGATAAA GAAATTAGCAATGTCACACTGCCACCGAGTCAGCTTAGCAAGGCAATATCTCGTATCAGTACCGAATACCGACTACAGTTTGCTTGGCCTAAAAGAGCGCAATTGACGAATGGCGAGAATCAGGCGCAAGTTCCAGCTGCGGGAGCTCCCGTGGGTAATACTGGCTTGCCGAGGAAATCGCTCAGCATGGGTGCACTTAAACAGGGTATAGCGCCTACTGGACCCGTACCAGTGCACAAGAGGCGACCAGGTGACCTTCACCATAAACGCGATG gaaTCCAGGCATCGGAATTGGAACCGTTGGTGGGTAGCACTGGGCAGGACGGAATCGACGGTATAATACCAGATGAACGTGAAGAGGATTTGCCGGATTTAAAACCAACTTACAG GAGTAAAAAGTCAGATAAAACCGTACGGATATCAGACAATAAAATATCGGGCAAATCAGAGGCGAAACCATTTCCTACGGCGGAGGTAATCGAGCTTCGGCGACTCGCTGACGAGTATAAG CATCGTGACTGGGGTTGTGGTCTGGCAGCCGAAGATGAAGATTTGCTGTGGAAACGAGTCTCCAGTAACCACGCACTCAACGCCTTGTCTCTTGCCAG gTCAGTGACcaaagaggagaaagaaaaagaaaatacgaaGAAAATTGCACCGACTGCCACTATGCCACCAGCAGGTCGACCGTCCTCGGTGCAAGCTAGACCAATCCACGGCATAATACAGGAGGACATCAAG gATAATGATCGAGCTAATGCTCGTGCAAGAAAGGATTTCTTGATTCGTCACCATCTCGATCGTACTACTGGAGTAG GTGACGGTGCACTACTTCCTTCTCCAACGAGAGAGAAGCTGGAGCCCGTGATACTACGGCGACGCGATGACGTCAAGGAGCATCGGGACGAAATTCAGCCACGCATCAAGTCTAGTCCGAAGAATAGTCCGAGAACCGGACGTTCACAAAGCCTCGGACCGACCGTTACCGATCGCAGATCGCCTAAACGTCAAGTTCCTCGTGCAACATCCGTTAAGGATGCTAAG gaaaaagagacgaaAGACAAAGATAAGGAGCACAAGGAGAAGAGCGGCGAACCTGAGAAACATCAACGACCaa CCTTTCTCGCAACCACCGCCCTTCCCCATCGCCCTCTTCATCATGCCAAACCCACAACCACTATCAACACCACTAACATCAATGTCAGTACCGCTAACAGTATTAGCGCAAGTACCGCCCCGGTAAAACGTTCCCCGGTAAAGTATTCGGTTCATATGACTGCCCATCACCCACCTACGTCGGGCGCTGCCGCTGCGGCCAGGCCGGAGCGCGCCGTTAAACATTTAAGCCAAAGGTGCCGTGGTGCAAATGACGAAGCTCAGGCTAAACTGGCCCGCGGCCATCCAGCAGCTGCGGCTGCAGCCGCCGGCGATGATCCATCATCCAAATCATCCCTCGATACGCGATCCGCGTCTAATCGAGCCGCTACTACTGCCATCCAAGCTA TGACGGCAGAACCCCGAGTAAACGGGGATGTCACCGGGGGAGATTCGAGCGTCGCCTCCACACCACTGTCGCAAACAACAAAGACGATAATATCGGCCCCTGTCACCCAAACAAGTCCTTGGCTGGACAACGAACCAGTGGTGAAAAGTCCGCCGGAGCCAACAAGAGTAAAGTCGCCGGAGCAAATGATCATGCGTTCGCCGGAACCAGTAAACTGGACCGTACCCCTCGACACCGGCAAGACTTTCACCGTTACGCAAAATGTCCGAGAAG AACCCCTCACGCGACCACATAGTGAGGCAAAAACGTGGGCACCGTCCTCTCTACCGTCAGCACCGCAATCAGCACCACCAGAACTCGCAGCTCAGCACAAGTCGCAACATTCTCAACATTCCGGCTATAAGTCACCCGAGAGTGAGAGCGTCTCGCTCGGTAGTTTTAGCGGTTTAAATGGGCATAAAGATCTCGATTCAGAGAGGGACAGTCCGTTGCCCACGAATGTGCAGGACATACCTACGACGAATGAGAAG GAAACTGTCGAGGAGATTAAAGAGCAACATAATGTAGATATGTCAAAGTCTGTTGTGGGCTCGAATTTGAAACGCTTGGACGATCCAATGTTtgaaatggaaagaaaaaaagaggatagTACATCGGTGGTGACCACGACAACGTCATCAGGGTTACCTGCACCACAACAGAGTTACTTTTCCGAGAGCGAGATACCGTCTCAGGGCAGTGGAAGCGGCAGTGGTAGCGTTGGCGGTACCGTGAGTAGTACTGGAGGTGGCGGTGCCGGAAGTGGTTATCACGTTCTAGAGACAGTGGTGCCGGGTTCAGCAGCGAGCGACGTCTTGGAGAAAGCGCGAAACCGCTTCGACAAGTTCTGGGGAAAAGGCAACAACGGTGCAGAAAATTAG